Proteins encoded by one window of Natronomonas salsuginis:
- a CDS encoding FAD-dependent oxidoreductase, with the protein MADSETADAVVVGAGMAGLVAGLELAESGADVTVLEKAPTPGGSMRISNGIVWTYGSFEELRERSPDGEPALQRLLVDRIEDDLAWLESVEADLVTPEFDVPGPGKTIDPPAFTDHMVERIEAAGGSVRLEMPLDSLAVEDGTVVGVEATGPDGKRVTIDADAVVVATGGFQGNEQLVEQHVTDATENLYLRSNPWSTGDGLLAATEVGGKTTAGLGTFYGHTMAAPPADISPDRFADATQYYGFAAVALDRTGERFTDESESALEETLTQDIATETDGRAYYVFDETIADRVFGSKTADEIFETAGELGGRTALVDSLSELGATLDEWGVDGDRAIETVEAFNDAIEGDERLHPSRENERIPIDEPPYRLVEVQPSITFTMGGVAVDESMAVKRRSASPSGMAIGADDAADGTVEGLFAAGSDVGAIHRRRYVGGLAVGLVSGRIAARSALERIGNA; encoded by the coding sequence ATGGCAGACTCAGAGACAGCCGACGCGGTAGTCGTCGGTGCCGGCATGGCCGGCCTCGTCGCCGGACTCGAACTAGCCGAATCGGGCGCGGACGTGACCGTCCTCGAGAAAGCACCGACGCCGGGCGGCTCGATGCGGATCTCGAACGGCATCGTCTGGACGTACGGCTCCTTCGAGGAGCTTCGCGAGCGCTCGCCCGACGGGGAGCCGGCGCTGCAGCGGCTGCTCGTCGATCGGATCGAGGACGACCTGGCGTGGCTCGAATCAGTCGAAGCGGACCTGGTAACGCCGGAGTTCGACGTTCCCGGGCCGGGAAAGACGATCGATCCGCCGGCGTTCACCGACCACATGGTCGAGCGGATCGAGGCGGCGGGCGGCTCGGTGCGACTCGAAATGCCCCTCGACTCGCTGGCAGTCGAAGACGGGACGGTTGTCGGCGTCGAGGCCACCGGCCCCGACGGGAAGCGCGTGACGATCGATGCCGACGCCGTCGTCGTCGCGACCGGCGGCTTCCAGGGCAACGAACAGCTCGTCGAACAGCACGTCACCGACGCGACCGAGAATCTCTATCTGCGCTCGAACCCCTGGAGCACCGGCGACGGCCTGCTCGCGGCGACCGAGGTCGGTGGAAAGACGACGGCCGGGTTGGGAACGTTTTACGGACACACGATGGCCGCACCGCCCGCCGACATATCGCCGGACCGGTTCGCGGACGCGACGCAGTACTACGGCTTCGCGGCGGTCGCGCTCGACCGGACGGGCGAGCGGTTCACCGACGAGTCCGAATCGGCGCTGGAGGAGACGCTCACACAGGACATCGCGACCGAGACCGACGGCCGGGCGTACTACGTCTTCGACGAGACGATCGCGGACCGGGTCTTCGGCTCGAAGACCGCCGACGAGATATTCGAGACCGCTGGCGAGCTGGGCGGTCGAACCGCGCTCGTCGACTCGCTCTCGGAACTCGGCGCGACGCTTGACGAGTGGGGCGTCGACGGCGACCGGGCGATCGAGACGGTCGAGGCGTTCAACGACGCGATAGAGGGAGACGAGCGGTTGCACCCCTCCCGCGAGAACGAGCGTATCCCGATCGACGAGCCCCCCTACCGACTGGTCGAGGTCCAACCGAGCATCACGTTCACGATGGGCGGCGTCGCCGTCGACGAGTCGATGGCCGTCAAGCGGCGCTCCGCATCACCCTCTGGGATGGCGATCGGCGCGGACGATGCCGCGGACGGGACGGTCGAGGGACTGTTCGCGGCCGGCTCCGACGTCGGGGCCATCCACCGTCGGCGCTACGTCGGCGGGCTGGCGGTCGGACTCGTCAGCGGCCGGATCGCCGCGCGGAGCGCGCTCGAGCGGATCGGAAACGCGTAA
- a CDS encoding aminotransferase class IV — translation MSEFADSWQETWVNINGEYVKGPEATVSVLDWSFVYGDGVFEGVSVVDGRILKLDEHVDRLYRSAKRARFGLEDAISREEMAERWLDTARKNEIDTGYLRPLVSRGEGPMGISNHGEVDGPNVYVIPQLHRSSGFKTLSSARARLSSIRSPSPVVRDPRVKANHYMPNILAKMEIADTDASVPIRLDDDGYVTEAAAANVFVVNGDTVLTPDDQQILSGTTRAALLDLLEADDRWEAEVTGLTPYDLYTADELFVTGSIGGVKAITHLNGDPIGAGEAGPVAAAMNEMLVDHLIENGTPLE, via the coding sequence ATGTCAGAGTTTGCGGACAGTTGGCAAGAGACGTGGGTAAACATCAACGGCGAGTACGTCAAGGGGCCGGAAGCAACCGTCTCGGTGCTGGATTGGTCGTTCGTCTACGGCGACGGAGTCTTCGAGGGCGTCAGCGTCGTCGACGGGCGGATCCTCAAGCTTGACGAGCACGTCGATCGACTTTACCGCTCCGCCAAGCGGGCGCGATTCGGGCTCGAAGACGCGATATCGAGAGAGGAGATGGCCGAACGATGGCTCGACACGGCGCGGAAAAACGAGATCGACACCGGCTATCTGCGCCCGCTCGTCTCGCGCGGCGAGGGGCCGATGGGGATCTCGAACCACGGCGAGGTCGACGGGCCGAACGTCTACGTGATCCCGCAACTGCACCGCTCCAGCGGCTTCAAAACGCTCTCGTCGGCGCGCGCTCGGCTCTCCTCGATCCGATCGCCCTCACCCGTTGTTCGCGACCCCCGTGTGAAGGCGAACCACTATATGCCGAACATTCTCGCGAAGATGGAGATCGCCGACACCGACGCCTCGGTCCCGATCCGCCTCGACGACGACGGCTACGTCACCGAGGCCGCGGCGGCGAACGTCTTCGTCGTCAATGGGGACACCGTTCTCACGCCGGACGATCAGCAGATCCTCTCGGGGACGACGCGCGCTGCGCTCCTCGATCTGCTCGAAGCCGACGACCGATGGGAGGCGGAGGTGACGGGTCTCACCCCGTACGATCTGTACACGGCCGACGAGCTGTTCGTGACCGGATCGATCGGCGGCGTCAAGGCGATCACCCATCTCAACGGCGACCCGATCGGGGCCGGCGAGGCCGGCCCGGTCGCGGCGGCGATGAACGAGATGCTGGTCGATCATCTGATCGAGAACGGCACGCCGCTCGAGTGA
- a CDS encoding hydantoinase B/oxoprolinase family protein — MTDTGETTRPGGSNPAGFDIDGAVDISGADPDPALVEIVRNQLHDVAEEMQASVMNSAYSPLWQEAGDLSCAVVTPSAEIVGQSERVVPIHIATMTSSISAAIEGTGGHDALEPGDILLQNDPYAGNNHLPDFVMAQPIFVDDDLLGFAAVRAHWVDIGGSSPTSYSTETGEIIKEGLRVPPAKLYDGGELNAALRNVILANTRDRDERVGDMNAQISGVRRGHDRLVELAGKHGVESLAAAMDTVLSNDERLMRNRIAELPDGTYEAADYLDGDGMTDELIRIAASLEVDGDEISVDFAGSDPQVLGGVNSPIACTRTATYYAVKVTLDPGKPGTTGSYRPISVSAPSGSVVNPEYPAPVVAGNHETATRVHDAVLKAIVEIDPELGFGAGDGSSNVFNYSSLESGALNYTCMGGGMGACPGRDGINAIRSGVGNTGIQMIERVEETYDFVTVEEFSLVTDTGGPGRNRGGCTVRRVLRFDDPTMVVTTGERAKTQPFGVDGGEGGASAVHRLFHPDGREETLPSKVTREVAPGSRVHFQPAGGGGFGDPTERPPENVAEDVRNGYVSLAAAREAYGVVLDEETLEVDREATEELRG; from the coding sequence ATGACAGACACCGGCGAGACAACTCGACCCGGCGGATCGAACCCCGCCGGCTTCGACATCGACGGTGCCGTCGACATTTCGGGGGCCGACCCCGACCCGGCGCTCGTCGAGATCGTCCGCAACCAACTGCACGACGTGGCCGAGGAGATGCAGGCGTCGGTGATGAACTCGGCGTACTCGCCGCTGTGGCAGGAGGCGGGCGACCTCTCGTGTGCGGTCGTCACGCCCTCCGCGGAGATCGTCGGCCAGTCCGAACGGGTCGTCCCGATCCACATCGCGACGATGACCTCCTCGATCAGCGCCGCGATCGAGGGGACCGGCGGCCACGACGCGCTCGAACCGGGCGACATCCTCCTGCAGAACGATCCTTACGCGGGGAACAATCACCTCCCGGACTTCGTGATGGCACAGCCGATCTTCGTCGACGACGATCTGCTCGGCTTCGCCGCCGTCCGCGCCCACTGGGTCGACATCGGCGGCTCCTCGCCGACGAGTTACTCCACGGAGACCGGCGAGATCATCAAGGAGGGGCTGCGGGTGCCACCGGCGAAGTTGTACGACGGCGGCGAGCTGAACGCCGCCCTTCGGAACGTCATCCTCGCGAACACCCGCGACCGCGACGAGCGCGTCGGCGACATGAACGCCCAGATCTCGGGCGTCCGACGCGGCCACGACCGCCTCGTCGAACTCGCAGGCAAACACGGCGTCGAATCGCTTGCGGCGGCAATGGACACCGTGTTGAGCAACGACGAGCGCCTGATGCGAAACCGGATCGCCGAGCTCCCGGACGGGACCTACGAGGCGGCGGACTACCTCGACGGCGACGGGATGACCGACGAGCTCATTCGGATCGCCGCGAGTCTCGAAGTCGACGGCGACGAGATCTCGGTCGACTTCGCGGGCAGCGATCCGCAGGTCTTGGGCGGCGTCAACTCCCCCATCGCCTGCACGCGCACCGCGACGTACTACGCGGTGAAGGTGACGCTCGATCCCGGAAAGCCCGGAACCACGGGCTCGTATCGCCCGATATCGGTCAGCGCACCGTCTGGGTCGGTCGTCAACCCCGAGTATCCGGCTCCCGTCGTCGCCGGGAACCACGAGACCGCGACGCGCGTCCACGACGCGGTGCTGAAGGCGATCGTCGAGATCGACCCCGAACTCGGCTTCGGGGCGGGCGACGGGAGTTCGAACGTGTTCAACTACAGTTCCCTCGAAAGCGGCGCGCTCAACTACACCTGCATGGGCGGCGGGATGGGCGCGTGTCCCGGCCGCGACGGGATCAACGCGATCCGCTCGGGCGTCGGCAACACCGGAATCCAGATGATAGAGCGCGTCGAGGAGACCTACGACTTCGTCACGGTCGAAGAGTTCTCGCTCGTCACCGACACTGGCGGCCCCGGCCGGAATCGGGGCGGCTGCACCGTGCGACGGGTGCTCCGGTTCGACGATCCCACGATGGTCGTCACCACCGGCGAGCGCGCGAAGACGCAGCCATTCGGCGTCGACGGCGGCGAGGGCGGCGCGTCGGCCGTCCACCGACTGTTCCACCCCGACGGCAGGGAGGAAACGCTTCCCTCGAAGGTGACCCGCGAGGTCGCGCCCGGCTCGCGCGTCCACTTCCAGCCGGCCGGCGGCGGCGGCTTCGGCGACCCGACCGAGCGACCCCCGGAGAACGTGGCGGAGGACGTTCGGAACGGTTATGTGAGTCTCGCGGCCGCGCGCGAGGCGTACGGCGTCGTCCTCGACGAGGAGACGCTGGAGGTCGATCGGGAGGCGACCGAGGAACTGCGCGGATAG
- a CDS encoding dihydrodipicolinate synthase family protein, with protein MTIDLSGVNPANVVPMTEDGAAIDEPGLKRHLDELAALDCVDGIVTNGHAGEVYALDSEERARVTELADEATDDDTPVVSGVVGGSTADVIAAADRMEAAGADGLLVVPPHTPIHTREDAAIGFFEDLSAGTDLPLVIFQHPHWAGGNYPPELLGKLARIDGVAAVKDAVWDVDHFQEDLRAIRGADVQLLVANDEHLLPSFALGGDGTILELAAVIPELISELFEAVEDSDIARAREAYDRMEPFIDAMYEPPVSDSHTRLKVALEIRGTIDSAAPRPPTAPIGEAEKASIEAAMDASGVL; from the coding sequence ATGACGATCGATCTATCCGGGGTCAACCCGGCGAACGTCGTCCCGATGACCGAAGACGGGGCGGCGATCGACGAACCGGGACTGAAACGGCACCTCGACGAACTCGCCGCGCTCGACTGCGTCGACGGGATCGTGACCAACGGCCACGCGGGCGAAGTGTACGCGCTCGACTCAGAGGAGCGCGCCCGCGTCACCGAACTGGCCGACGAGGCGACCGACGACGACACACCCGTCGTCTCCGGCGTGGTCGGCGGCTCAACGGCCGACGTGATAGCGGCGGCCGATCGGATGGAGGCCGCGGGCGCGGACGGCCTGCTCGTCGTGCCGCCGCACACCCCGATCCACACCCGCGAGGACGCCGCGATCGGCTTCTTCGAGGACCTGTCGGCGGGCACCGACCTCCCGCTCGTCATCTTCCAACACCCCCACTGGGCCGGCGGGAACTATCCGCCCGAACTGCTCGGGAAGCTCGCGCGGATCGACGGCGTCGCCGCGGTCAAAGACGCCGTCTGGGACGTCGATCACTTCCAGGAGGACCTGCGCGCGATCCGGGGCGCGGACGTCCAACTGCTCGTCGCCAACGACGAACATCTCCTGCCCTCCTTCGCGCTCGGCGGCGACGGAACGATCCTCGAACTCGCCGCGGTGATCCCCGAGCTGATCTCGGAGTTGTTCGAGGCGGTAGAGGATAGTGATATCGCGCGCGCAAGAGAAGCTTACGACCGGATGGAACCGTTCATCGACGCGATGTACGAGCCGCCGGTCAGCGATTCCCACACCCGGCTGAAGGTCGCCCTCGAGATCCGGGGAACGATCGACAGCGCCGCGCCGCGACCGCCGACCGCGCCAATCGGCGAGGCGGAGAAAGCGTCGATCGAGGCCGCGATGGATGCCTCGGGGGTGCTGTAA
- a CDS encoding zinc-binding dehydrogenase encodes MSDNASIEADSMAAVGFHEHGDIDQFELLDVPIPEIDADEVLVDVKATALNHQDLFAVRELDHYITDYPFWGGGDTAGVIAALGEDVEGWSVGDRVLVNSRIACGECDLCLAGEQSMCRNFQVYGEHRRGGYAEYLDVPERNLHAIPDEYDFTRAAAVPIAAGCAWRALATRAELHPSDELLIVGATGGVGTYAVQIARNVFDVETLYATTSSEEKAAVLRDMGVDHVINYAEESFDSAVWELTDGQGVDAVFNTVGGDTWVPSMRALRNGGRLIVSGATAGPNPETELRLVFMRQLEVVGSTSHSHTDFTQMLEKVWGDDLEPVIQETYPLEGYAEAFEKMANRDVYGKLVLTQE; translated from the coding sequence ATGAGTGATAACGCATCCATCGAGGCCGATAGCATGGCGGCCGTCGGCTTCCACGAACACGGCGACATCGACCAATTCGAACTGCTCGACGTCCCGATCCCAGAGATCGACGCCGACGAGGTACTCGTCGACGTGAAGGCGACGGCGCTGAACCACCAGGACCTCTTCGCCGTCCGCGAACTCGACCACTACATCACCGACTACCCCTTCTGGGGCGGTGGCGACACCGCCGGCGTGATCGCGGCGCTCGGCGAGGACGTCGAGGGCTGGAGCGTCGGCGACCGAGTACTCGTCAACTCCCGGATCGCCTGCGGGGAGTGCGACCTCTGTCTGGCCGGCGAGCAGTCCATGTGTCGGAACTTCCAGGTGTACGGCGAACACCGCCGCGGCGGCTACGCCGAGTACCTGGACGTCCCCGAGCGGAACCTCCACGCGATCCCCGACGAGTACGACTTCACGCGGGCCGCCGCGGTCCCCATCGCCGCCGGTTGCGCGTGGCGGGCCCTGGCCACGCGGGCGGAACTGCACCCGTCCGACGAACTGCTCATCGTGGGCGCGACCGGCGGCGTCGGGACCTACGCCGTCCAGATCGCCCGAAACGTCTTCGATGTCGAGACGCTCTACGCGACGACGAGCTCCGAGGAGAAGGCGGCGGTCCTCCGCGACATGGGCGTCGACCACGTGATCAACTACGCCGAGGAGTCCTTCGACAGCGCGGTCTGGGAGCTGACCGACGGCCAGGGCGTCGACGCGGTGTTCAACACCGTCGGCGGCGACACGTGGGTACCGTCGATGCGCGCGCTCAGGAACGGCGGCCGCCTGATCGTCTCCGGGGCGACCGCCGGCCCGAACCCCGAAACGGAACTCCGGCTCGTCTTCATGCGGCAACTCGAAGTCGTCGGCAGCACCTCCCACAGCCACACGGACTTCACGCAGATGCTCGAGAAGGTGTGGGGCGACGACCTCGAACCGGTCATCCAGGAGACGTACCCGCTGGAGGGGTACGCCGAGGCGTTCGAGAAGATGGCGAACCGCGACGTCTACGGAAAGCTCGTGCTCACGCAGGAGTGA
- a CDS encoding enoyl-CoA hydratase/isomerase family protein yields the protein MGFELIETSVENGQYHVDLANPDKPNPINDQLQAELGEIIDEIEADEDAKVLTIASAGKHFAVGADIARMNEWFQEGEWDELITFFGAGQELMSRIAELDVVTIAGINGYALGGGLELGLACDIRIAGESATVGFPEVDLGMIPGWGGTQRLPRVAGESTAKELLVTGRHVDADEAFDLGIIDRVVADDGIGDELAEYRETLAEKPDHILPYLLDAVETGAESPMETGLSYELFCNTFASFDEETSELIAEFADR from the coding sequence ATGGGATTCGAACTCATAGAGACGAGCGTCGAGAACGGACAGTACCACGTCGACCTCGCGAACCCGGACAAGCCGAACCCGATCAACGACCAGTTGCAGGCCGAGCTGGGCGAGATCATCGACGAGATCGAAGCCGACGAGGACGCGAAGGTCCTCACGATCGCGAGCGCGGGCAAGCACTTCGCCGTCGGCGCGGACATCGCGCGGATGAACGAGTGGTTCCAAGAGGGCGAGTGGGACGAACTCATCACCTTTTTCGGGGCCGGCCAAGAGCTCATGAGCCGGATCGCCGAGCTCGACGTGGTCACGATCGCCGGCATCAACGGCTACGCGCTCGGCGGCGGGCTGGAACTCGGACTGGCCTGCGATATCCGCATCGCGGGCGAGTCGGCGACCGTCGGGTTCCCCGAAGTCGACCTGGGCATGATCCCCGGCTGGGGCGGCACCCAGCGGCTGCCCCGCGTGGCAGGCGAGAGCACGGCGAAGGAACTGCTCGTGACGGGCAGACACGTCGACGCCGACGAGGCGTTCGATCTCGGCATCATCGACCGCGTCGTCGCGGACGACGGGATCGGCGACGAACTGGCCGAGTACCGCGAGACGCTCGCCGAAAAGCCCGATCACATCCTGCCGTACTTACTCGACGCCGTCGAGACGGGCGCGGAGAGCCCGATGGAGACCGGGCTCAGCTACGAGCTCTTCTGCAACACCTTCGCGAGCTTCGACGAGGAGACGAGCGAGCTCATCGCCGAGTTCGCGGACCGATAA
- a CDS encoding pyridoxamine 5'-phosphate oxidase family protein: MHPKIRMSDEEREAFLERNKTLRVATNSSDGYPHNVPVGYHYRDGRVYFPSDERSKKTANIRHDDKVCCIVDEGTAGDDYETLSGVMIQGRATIYDEGEHETMTHDALMDEIFEGEVKDQERYERVDRVVIEVEPENVVAWDFSKVN; this comes from the coding sequence ATGCATCCAAAGATTCGGATGAGCGACGAGGAACGGGAGGCGTTCCTCGAACGCAACAAGACGCTGCGCGTGGCGACGAACTCCTCGGACGGCTACCCACACAACGTCCCGGTGGGGTATCACTACCGCGACGGGCGGGTCTACTTCCCCTCCGACGAGCGCTCGAAGAAGACCGCGAACATCCGCCACGACGACAAGGTCTGTTGCATCGTCGACGAGGGCACCGCCGGCGACGACTACGAGACCCTCAGCGGCGTGATGATCCAGGGTCGAGCGACGATCTACGACGAGGGCGAACACGAGACGATGACGCACGACGCGCTCATGGACGAGATCTTCGAGGGCGAAGTGAAGGATCAAGAGCGATACGAGCGCGTCGATCGCGTCGTCATCGAGGTCGAACCGGAGAACGTCGTCGCCTGGGATTTCAGCAAGGTGAACTGA
- a CDS encoding carboxymuconolactone decarboxylase family protein: protein MARIPFPEDVDPDLVESQRPDSLPEKYSHIGQQDARNVYRSIAHDPEVVETLRAHIGATWEHCGLSDRDRELVLLSVAREIDSAYEWHQHVRIAILEGISPEEIRALSARDYESFDDTETLLMEFAAAAASNGVTDEDVESLRDAFPDDDVAGIVALVGVYVDLNVILSAFDVETEEPFVGWELENLERD from the coding sequence ATGGCTCGCATCCCGTTTCCGGAGGACGTAGACCCCGATCTCGTCGAATCCCAGCGCCCAGACTCGCTGCCCGAGAAGTACAGTCACATCGGCCAACAGGACGCCCGAAACGTCTACCGATCGATCGCCCACGACCCCGAGGTCGTCGAGACGCTGCGCGCGCACATCGGCGCGACGTGGGAGCACTGCGGGCTCAGCGATCGCGACCGCGAACTCGTGTTGCTGTCCGTGGCCCGCGAGATCGACTCGGCGTACGAGTGGCACCAACACGTCCGAATCGCCATCCTCGAAGGGATTTCCCCCGAGGAGATCCGAGCGCTCTCGGCCCGCGACTACGAGAGCTTCGACGACACCGAGACGCTGTTGATGGAGTTCGCGGCCGCCGCCGCGAGCAACGGCGTCACGGACGAGGACGTCGAGTCTCTCCGCGATGCGTTCCCCGACGACGACGTCGCCGGGATCGTCGCCTTGGTCGGCGTCTACGTCGACCTGAACGTCATCCTGAGCGCGTTCGACGTCGAGACCGAGGAGCCGTTCGTCGGCTGGGAGCTCGAGAACCTCGAGCGCGACTGA
- a CDS encoding enoyl-CoA hydratase/isomerase family protein, producing the protein MAAEYDKVSVEYSDDRTICYIRIDNEEKNNVLDLEAILDLNEALRTADRDDEVDGIILGSVGDIFCSGADLSEIAGSDLETGTRWLNAYYDNLEVLKDTGKPTIAAVTGPCVAGGQELIMGCDLIVAGESSKFGQPEVLVGSTAGSGGLQMLPLMVGERRAREILLTGRLIDGQEAYDIGLINRLVDDGDVEDEATELMLDVVENSSPQAYRVMKSIMKQWSNIAMLGWESQRELTASVWRSKEFQERAEAFMAKEEAEQLPFMGSSPDRDNA; encoded by the coding sequence ATGGCCGCTGAGTACGACAAGGTCTCCGTCGAGTATTCGGACGACCGGACGATCTGTTACATCCGCATCGACAACGAAGAAAAGAACAACGTCCTCGACCTCGAGGCGATCCTCGATCTGAACGAGGCGCTCCGCACGGCCGACCGCGACGACGAGGTCGACGGCATCATCCTCGGCAGCGTCGGCGACATCTTTTGCTCGGGTGCTGACCTCAGCGAGATCGCCGGCAGCGATCTCGAGACGGGGACACGCTGGCTCAACGCCTACTACGACAACCTCGAGGTGCTGAAAGATACCGGCAAACCGACGATCGCCGCCGTCACCGGCCCCTGCGTCGCAGGCGGCCAAGAGCTCATCATGGGCTGCGATCTCATCGTCGCCGGCGAGTCCTCGAAGTTCGGCCAGCCCGAGGTCCTCGTCGGCTCGACGGCCGGCAGCGGTGGCCTCCAGATGCTCCCGCTCATGGTCGGCGAGCGCCGCGCCCGAGAGATCCTCCTCACCGGCCGCCTGATCGACGGGCAGGAGGCCTACGACATCGGCCTCATCAACCGGCTGGTCGACGATGGCGACGTCGAGGACGAGGCGACCGAGCTCATGCTCGACGTCGTCGAGAACAGCAGCCCGCAGGCTTACCGCGTGATGAAGTCCATCATGAAACAGTGGAGCAACATCGCGATGCTCGGCTGGGAGTCCCAGCGCGAACTCACCGCCTCTGTCTGGCGCTCGAAGGAGTTCCAAGAGCGCGCCGAGGCGTTCATGGCGAAAGAGGAGGCCGAACAGCTCCCGTTCATGGGCTCGTCGCCCGACCGCGACAACGCCTGA
- a CDS encoding hydantoinase/oxoprolinase family protein, with the protein MRAIGVDIGGTFTDTVLVGDDEIHAVKTSSTADFIGGLSAGIDAICEATGTDPNGVTGFNHGSTIAVNALIERTGAKTAIVTTAGFSDVLEIGEGYRGADLLYAPCNDRTAPLLPRRHRFGVEERIDADGEVVTPLDVGDLDRVIDEILAADVEAVAVCLLHAYRNDEHERAIVERFAERAPDLDVSRSSSVSPEIREYSRTATTVADAYLKPELSAYLDRLEDELGDAGIEAPVAIMKSDGGLARPEIAANRPVTQVISGPVAGVNAATYLAGQRGLENVLTFDMGGTSCDVAAVADGEPIEVAHREIQGLKINGPFTHVETVGAGGGSIARLDEVGALRVGPDSAGADPGPACYGRGGELPTVTDADLVLGILNPETFAGGAVALDADAAERSIRAHVAEPMGVSVEAAAASIRDVIDTKMASATRVTAVNEGLDPREFALVGFGGAGPVHACNVAAELEIDEVVFPNRPGVLSALGLLVSDIRHEHVRSLVETVDRVDPGEIEAGIDELIERADSELESEGVATSDRAFEVSFDAMYEGQAHYLNVPYPNRTVTGADLDELAAAFESAHDHQYGFVDDRNPIELVNLRVTAVGSTPTPPATETGSTTARTPTPVGHREVVLGADERVETAYYDRNDLEAGHEIEGSAVVESDNTTIWLPPAFDGTVDGYGNLVATREVNR; encoded by the coding sequence ATGCGTGCGATAGGTGTTGACATTGGCGGCACGTTTACCGACACGGTTCTCGTCGGCGACGACGAAATCCACGCGGTCAAGACGTCGAGCACGGCCGACTTCATCGGTGGCCTCTCGGCCGGTATCGACGCCATCTGCGAGGCAACTGGAACCGATCCGAACGGCGTGACCGGGTTCAACCACGGGAGCACGATCGCGGTCAACGCGCTGATCGAGCGGACGGGCGCGAAGACGGCGATCGTCACGACGGCCGGGTTCAGCGACGTGTTGGAAATCGGCGAGGGGTATCGGGGGGCGGACCTCCTCTATGCGCCCTGCAATGACCGGACGGCACCGTTGCTCCCGAGGCGGCACCGGTTCGGGGTCGAAGAACGGATCGACGCCGACGGCGAGGTCGTCACGCCGCTCGACGTAGGGGACCTCGACCGCGTGATCGACGAGATCCTCGCGGCCGACGTCGAAGCCGTCGCCGTCTGTCTCCTCCACGCCTACCGGAACGACGAACATGAGCGCGCGATCGTCGAGCGGTTCGCCGAGCGCGCACCCGACCTCGACGTGAGCCGTTCGTCGTCGGTGTCGCCGGAGATCCGCGAGTACTCGCGGACCGCGACCACGGTCGCCGACGCGTATCTCAAGCCGGAGCTGTCGGCGTACCTCGACCGACTGGAGGACGAGCTCGGCGACGCGGGGATCGAGGCCCCGGTCGCGATCATGAAATCCGACGGCGGACTCGCACGCCCCGAGATCGCCGCGAACCGACCGGTCACACAGGTCATCTCCGGACCGGTCGCGGGGGTGAACGCGGCCACCTACCTCGCCGGCCAGCGCGGCCTCGAGAACGTCCTCACCTTCGACATGGGCGGGACCTCCTGCGACGTGGCCGCCGTCGCCGACGGGGAGCCGATCGAGGTCGCCCACCGCGAGATCCAGGGGCTGAAGATCAACGGCCCGTTCACCCACGTCGAGACCGTCGGGGCGGGGGGCGGCTCGATCGCCCGACTCGACGAGGTCGGCGCGCTCAGGGTCGGCCCCGACAGCGCGGGCGCTGATCCAGGACCGGCGTGTTACGGGCGCGGGGGCGAACTCCCGACGGTGACGGACGCCGATCTCGTCCTCGGGATCTTGAACCCCGAGACGTTCGCCGGGGGCGCGGTGGCGCTCGACGCCGACGCCGCCGAGCGCAGCATCCGAGCGCACGTCGCCGAGCCGATGGGGGTGTCGGTCGAGGCCGCCGCCGCCTCGATCCGCGACGTGATCGACACGAAGATGGCGAGCGCGACGCGCGTCACCGCGGTCAACGAGGGGCTCGATCCCCGCGAGTTCGCGCTCGTCGGCTTCGGCGGAGCGGGGCCCGTCCACGCCTGCAACGTCGCGGCCGAACTCGAGATCGACGAGGTCGTCTTCCCGAACCGGCCCGGCGTCCTCTCGGCGCTCGGGCTGCTCGTCTCCGACATCCGCCACGAGCACGTCAGGTCGCTGGTCGAGACCGTCGATCGGGTGGACCCGGGAGAGATCGAAGCGGGGATCGACGAACTGATCGAGCGGGCGGACAGCGAGCTCGAATCCGAGGGCGTCGCCACGTCGGATCGCGCGTTCGAGGTGTCCTTCGACGCGATGTACGAGGGGCAGGCGCACTATCTGAACGTCCCGTACCCGAACCGGACCGTCACGGGGGCCGACCTCGACGAACTCGCGGCGGCGTTCGAGTCCGCCCACGACCACCAGTACGGGTTCGTCGACGACCGCAATCCGATCGAGCTGGTCAACCTCCGAGTGACGGCCGTGGGGTCGACGCCGACGCCGCCCGCGACGGAGACGGGATCGACGACGGCCCGAACGCCTACGCCGGTCGGCCACCGCGAGGTCGTCCTTGGCGCGGACGAACGCGTCGAGACAGCCTACTACGATCGGAACGATCTCGAAGCCGGACACGAAATAGAGGGGTCGGCGGTCGTCGAATCGGACAACACGACGATCTGGCTTCCGCCGGCGTTCGACGGTACGGTCGACGGATACGGAAATCTGGTCGCGACGAGAGAGGTGAACCGATGA